In the Candidatus Binataceae bacterium genome, TCCAGATTCCCGAGATGAGCATCCGGCCGCAGCCGCGTCGGCGCAATCTTACCGACCGTTTTTACGGCGCGATCATCTCGCCCGAGAGCGGCGACATCATGGCTCAGCAAGGTATGGGCATGCTGGTGATTCCGCAAAAGGCCTGGGCGGAGCATCGCAAGGATTATGATCACTTCAAGGAATCCTGCGTTAAGTTCGGGCAGCCGGTGAAAAAGCCGATGACCGTATGCTTCGTCTATTGTGCGGAGACCGAGCGCGAAGCTACCGCCGGCGGCGAGCGTTACATGGGTAACTATGCGGATACCGCTATAAGCCATTACGAGTACGACGAGCCTGAACACTTCCGCAATGCCAAAGGCTACGAATTCCATGCCCAGATGGCCGAAGCCGGCAAGAACCGGCCTCAGGATTTCCGCAACCTGTTCACCAAGACGCAGGTTTACGGTACGCCCGAGCAATGCGTTGAGGCGCTACAAACGATCGCGAGCACGATGGAGGCGGAGGAATTCGTCGGGGTCTTCAAGTATGCCGACATGCCGCTGGAGGTTGCGCAACGCAGCATGAAGCTGTTCGCGACGGAGGTCATGCCGCACATCAAGCGTGGAACCTCGCCCGCGACGCAGTCCGCTGCGGCCGGCCGCTAGGGAAATAACAAGCCTGTCCCCGCCTAGGGACAGGGCCTCACTTCGAGGGCGCGCCTCTCAGGAGGCGTGCCCTTTAATTTCAGTCCTTAAGCCACGCGCTTTCATCGGGTATCCTGTTGTACCCCAATGCACGGAATCATTGTTATCGACAAACCCGCCGGACCGACCTCGGCTGAGGTCGTTCGGCTGATCAAATCGCGGCTCGGACGCGCGACCCGCGTCGGCCATCTCGGCACCCTCGATCCGTTTGCCACCGGCGTTCTGCCGATCATGATTGGCGAGGGC is a window encoding:
- a CDS encoding LLM class flavin-dependent oxidoreductase, yielding MKVGASFFFQNYFRAQKPDWEVYREDLALADMVEPLGFDSIWGVEHHFSPYTMISDVLQFLTFMAGRTKRIGFGSMVVVLPWHDPVRVAEQIAMLELYAGDRELTLGFGRGSGRIEYDGFRVPMSESRERFIEASEIVRMALTQERFSYKGKFFQIPEMSIRPQPRRRNLTDRFYGAIISPESGDIMAQQGMGMLVIPQKAWAEHRKDYDHFKESCVKFGQPVKKPMTVCFVYCAETEREATAGGERYMGNYADTAISHYEYDEPEHFRNAKGYEFHAQMAEAGKNRPQDFRNLFTKTQVYGTPEQCVEALQTIASTMEAEEFVGVFKYADMPLEVAQRSMKLFATEVMPHIKRGTSPATQSAAAGR